The genomic window AACGCATATTTAGATGAAGAAGGTGTGGTTAAAGAATTGAGTAAAAAAGACGCACGTAAACTTAAATCGTATGATAGCTATTTAAGAGCTTATGATAAAATTGCGGGGAGTATTGACACCAAATTGGGTGCCAGAGCCAATTGCGAAAACTTGATTCCATTGTATCAAAGAGATTTTGAAGAATTTAAAAATGACGGAGTTTGGTTGCAGCGTGCCATGAACAGAATGTATGCAAAAGAATGTAACGACGATCCGTTGTTTGTGAAGATTGTAGAACAAAAAAATGCATTAGAACCAAATGCGGATACCGCATTTTATTTAGGAATCTTAAAAGACAAAGCAGGAAAGAGCTCAGAAGCTTTGAGTTACTACAACCAAGCTGTTGAGCTGGAATCTGATAACTTTGAGAAGTCAAGAATCTTATATAAAATCGCTACAAATTTCAAAAAGAAAGGGCGTTACGGTCAGGCAAGAACTTACTTTATGAAAGCCCTAAGAGCAAACCCAAGTATGGGAAGAGCCCACCTTGCCATTGCAGCGATGTATGCTAAAAGTGCCAATAATTGTGGAACGGATAATTTTTCAAAAAGAGCTGTCTATTGGTTAGCCGCTAAAGAAGCTGCGAAAGCAGGACGCATAGACCCAACAATGAAGAAAAATGCTGCAAAATCTATTGCAAATTATGAAGCCAAGGCACCGACAAAAAGTGAAATATTTTCTTCGGGCCGTGCAAGTCAAGTCATCAAAGTTGGATGTTGGATTCAACGTTCGGTAACGGTACCTTCGCTTTAATGAAATTTGATTCTAACATACTATTAAAAAATAGCGTTCCACTTGCTGTGGTAGCGATGTTTTTTTCTTGTAACAATACCCTAAAAGAAGTACAGGGGCTTGATATTGCCACTTACGCCCCACTGTCGATCGCTCAGGACATCAACACAAAATACACAGACTCAGGCCGCCTCACAGTCATTTTGGTGAGTCCAAAAATGGTCAACTTTACAAACCGTGAGTTTCCGTTTTATAAATTTCCAGAGGGCATCGACCTCACTCTTTTTGATGATGACCAAAATAAAAATACGGTAACTTCTGACCATGCGATTGTGTATGAGAAAACCGATCTAATCGATCTGAAAGGCAATGTGGTTTTGACAACATCCACCAACGATACCCTATTTACAGAACAACTTTTCTACGATCAAAAAAAGGAATGGCTATTTACCAATCAACCTGTAAAATTCAGAACCAAAGACTATATCACCAACGGAATTGGATTTGATTCCAACAAAAATTTCACCAACGCGCAAGTCCTTGAAGTGAATGGGCGCATCTTTATTGATGAATAATTCGTATATTTACTCCACTAATTTTGGTCGTTAACTTAACTCTATAAAAATGAAAATTCTTTCAATTCTACAGTATCTATATTTAGGGTTTGCTGCCTTGTTTCTTTTTGATGCCATTGACAAATGGAACAACGACCGAAATGCAGCCTATATATCTTTGTTCTTTTCTGTGTTAGCTGTCGCGATGTTTTTCTTTCGTAAAAAATTTAAGAAGCGATTTCAAGATCGCGGTAAATTGTAGTCATGACCGGAGACCTCTTGATTATTGTTTTTAGTTTGATTTTATCTGCTTTCTTTTCAGGAATGGAAATTGCGTATGTCTCCTCAAACAAAATTCATATTGAAATTGAGAAAAAACAAGGGGGGTTACTGTCAACATTATTAACCAAAATCACAGCAAAACCGTCCAAGTTTATAGCAACCATGCTTATTGGAAACAATATAGCCCTTGTGATTTATGGATTTTATATGGGAGATATGCTCGTAGAGTGGTTTGCATCCTATTTGCCATCTTCTAGTACACTTATTAACTATCTCTTTACGGAGTTAAGCTTACTGACGCAAACCGTCATTTCAACCCTTATTATATTGGTGACTGCGGAGTTTCTGCCAAAGGTATTTTTTCAGGTTTATGCCAACTCATTACTAAAGTTATTTGCGGTTCCTGCGTATCTGTTTTATGTTCTATTTTCTTTTGTATCCGATTTTGTAATATGGATTTCAGATGTCATCCTAAAATATCTATTTAAAACAGAAGGAGATCAGGTTCAATTAGCATTTACCAAAGTAGAGCTGGGCAATTATATTAGCGAACAAATGGAGTCCGTAGAAGCCCACGATACGATCGATAGTGAAATTCAGATTTTTCAAAATGCCCTTGAATTTTCGGAAGTAAAATCCAGAGAGGTCATGGTCCCTCGTACAGAGTTGACTGCCATCGAAATTCATGATTCTATCAATAATCTTAACGAATTGTTTACCCAAACAGGCCATTCAAAAATACTGGTGTACAAAACAACCATTGACGATATTTTGGGTTACGTTCATTCATTTGATTTATTTAAAGATCCAAAAAATATAAAATCAATGTTAAGGCCAGTAGAATATGTGCCGGAAACCATGTTCGCAAAAGATGTGTTGAACGTCTTAATTAAAAAACGCAAGAGTCTAGCCGTTGTTTTAGATGAATATGGCGGAACTTCGGGGATTATGACTGTGGAAGATGTTATTGAAGAATTAGTTGGTGAAATTGAAGATGAGCACGATACGTTCGAGCTTATTGAAGAAAAAACGAATGAGAACACCTACATATTCTCAGCACGGATAGAAGTGGATCATATCAATGAAACCTACAAACTTGAACTTCCCGAAAGTGAAAACTACGAAACTCTCGGAGGGTTTATTGTCAATCATACCGAAGAAATACCAGAGAAAAATCAAGAAATTAGAATTGAACAATTTCATTTCACCATCAAGGAAGTATCCAATACTAAAATCGAATTAGTACAGCTTGAAATCTTAGAAGAAATTTAATTTAACCCCCTTCGTTGAATTATATTCTTTTCTCCTTTTATTATTTCAAAGAAATTGGTATTTTCGTCCACTATATTAAAAAAATAACACACACTACAAATGGCAGTTTTAAATAAAATTAGACAACGCTCTATATTCTTGATCATTATCATCGCTCTTGCATTATTTTCATTCATTATTGGAGATATATTTCAAAACCTAGGGTCTTCAGGTAAATCGCAAACCGTTGTCGCAACGATTAATGGCGAAGACATTGAACGGGATGCATTCATGAATCAAGTTGAAAACATCCAACGCCAGTCTGGTGGTTCTGTATCAAACACCCAAGCAATGAACCGCGTTTGGGATCAAGAAGTAAGAAACAAAGTCATGCAAACGCAATACGATGCTGTTGGAATCTCCATTGAAAGAGACTATATGCGTCAATTGTTAAAACAAAACTTAGGATCTTTTGAAGAATTCAAAAATGAAGCTGGTTTATTTGATGAAGACAAGCTCAACGAATTTATTGCAAACCTAAAAGCCATAGCTCCAGAAACAACCACGCTGAACGGAAGTGCTGTGAACTATAAAGCATGGACTGATTTTGAACAAAGTATTTCTCAAACAGGCGTTCAACAAACGTATTTTAACCTTGTGAAAGCAGGTGTTATTGGAACCCTTACAGAAGGTGAGTTAGAGTATGTGTTAGAAAATGACAAAGCAGATATTAAATATGTTCAAATTCCTTTTACGTCTATTGCAGACAGTTTAGTGTCGGTTAAGAAATCGGAAGTTGCAAGCTATGTCAAAGCAAATCCAAGCAAATACAAGGTTGAAGCTTCAAGAGATTTAGTCTATGTTCAGTTTAAAGAAGTAGCTTCTTTAGAAGATGAGCAGCAAATCCAAGCGGATTTAACAGCCCTTATTGCTGATAAAGTAGAATTTAATGAAGCTGCCAAAGCCAACGAAACAGTGGTAGGCTTTCAAAATACAACAGATGTAAAAGCCTTTGTAAATGCCAATTCATCAGTTAAATATAACGATGCATATGTGTTTGCATCTAGCTTTCCAACGACTGTTGCAGATCAAATCACAGGGTTGAAATCAAATGAAGTTTTTGGACCTTATAAAGATGGAGCAGCGTACAAGTTGTCAAAACAAGTGGCTAAAAAAATGATGTCAGATTCTACGAAAGTTCGTCACATCCTGATTCCATTTGTTGGGACGGTTCGTGCAGATGCCTCAGTTACCAAAACAGATGCACAAGCAAAAACGACTGCCGATAGTATTTATAAAGTGATTCGTTCTAAACGTTCTAAATTCAAAAATTTACTGTCTTTATCATCTGATAAAGTGAGCAACGAAAAAGAAGGCGTTATTGAATTTGCTTATACAGACGCATTTGCAGAAGAATTTAAAGCCTATGCTTTTGAGAACCCTAAAGGAAGTTTAGGCGTTGTAAAAACAGACTTTGGATATCATATTATTGAAATCTTAGATCAAGGAAAAAAACAAGAAGCATTTAAAATCGCAACGATCGTACAAGAGATTGAGCCATCAATTAAAACAATAGATGGCGTCTTTACAGATAAATCTAAATTTGAAATCGCGGTTGCCAATGCGGATTTCAATGAAGTTGCAAAAGAAAATAACTATACAACATCCCCAGTAAGCAGCATTAAAGAATTGGACGAAACAATTCCAGGTCTTGGTGTTCAGAGAGCTATTGTAAGATGGTCTTTTGAAGAGGGTGTTGAAGTAGGAGACTTTAAAAGTTTCAATACATCAGGAGGTGGTTTTGTAGTTGCTAAGGTAACAGCTGTCAATGAAGCCGGATTAATGAGTGTTGAAAAAGCATCCATTACAGCACTTCCAGAAATCAGAAAAGAAAAGAAAGCGGAACTTATCAAAGACCGTATTACTGCAACCACTTTAGAAGCGATTGCTTCTGACGAAGGACAGACGGTTAAAACAGCCCTGGCTGTAAACATGAAAAATCCAACGCTTTCAGGAGCAGGAAGAGAGCCTAAAGTCATCGGAACGGCTTTTGGTTTAGCAGAAGGAGCCACCTCAAAATTAATCGTTGGTGCCAACGGCGTCTATGCAATTCAATTGACAAAGTTAACACCTGCTGAGCCGTTGCCAAATTATCAAGCATCTGCAAACCGTGTAGGTCAAGCCAAGTCAAGTGCTGTCAATACACAACTTTACAATGCACTGAAGGAAGCATCTGATATCGAAGATAACAGAGCGACGTTTTACTAAGTAGCACATTAAAATACTAGATATAAGAGGACTCAGAAATGGGTCCTTTTTTTTATGCTTTAAAATCTAGTAGAGAGTCTAGCCACATAGGTAATTTTTAAGCTGTCTAAAAAGTAGAAAATCTGTCATTCTGGATTTATTTCAGAATCTCAATTTTTTGAAATTTATTTTGTTTTAGAATCTGAAATAAATTCAGATTGACAAAGCAACCCCCTTTCCTATAGTCTTAGTTTCGATAGTTAGAAATATTTATTTCTTGGCGAATAGTAATTGAGAATACAGAAAAAGCTTAGTTTTTATAAAACCATTTTAGATTCATCTATTAAAATTAGACCCTATTTTTTTGTTATCTCAAAAAATCGTGTAAATTTGATAACATTGGACCCCAAATCTAAATCTTCAATACGCAATTTAACCGAAGTTTTAGATCTAATTTTATTGAAATACGTTTTATAAACTACAGAGGTTTATAGTTGTCTGAGCAAAAATATTTTGCAAATAAAATAAGACACTGATATGTAAAAGAAATAAAGGCACGTTCCTTGAGTCTATCGAAAGGAGTGCGGATATTTACAAGTTACAAAACATTAAAACCAAATTTTATGAAAAAAATTATTACAGGAATCCTACTTTTTACTGCTTTAATTTCACAAGCCCAAGAACTGATTTATGGAATAACATTAGGTGGAAATATTAATGAAATATACTCTAATAGTGCTTTGAATAGCACAATACGTAATGAAGCAGGAACAAAGAAATTCAAACTTTATTTAGGCGGATTTGCTGATTATGGATTTACTGAAAATATTGGAGCAAAAGCACTAATAGCTTTTAACCAAAAAACTTTAGCTGTTGGAGAAGTTGTAGATTTTGGATTTTTAGATATTAGCACAAGCTTCAAATACAGTTTTGGAGATAATTACAGTGATGGATTTTATCTTCTTTTTGGACCAAGGTTCTCATTTTTACTAAATGCCGAATTTGACGGTGAAGATGTTAAGGATAATTTTGAAAACAGTAATATTGGATTACAACTTGGAGCTGGAACTTCAATTTACGAATTTTTAGAATTGGAATTACGACTTGATTATGGATTGACAGCTTTATATGATGTTCTAGGAAATGACAGAAAAATATTTTGCGGAATTTTAGCTCTGAATTTGAATTTAGAAAAACTGTTGAATAAATAACGTTTTGTAACCCCGCTTGCGCCACGCTTTTGCTCATGCCCAGTAAGCGAAACAAAACGAGCAAAGAGAAATAAATGAGTAGAACATATACTAATGAATTTGTTAACGGCATCACGCCAACAGCGTGACGCCAGCTTAGGCTAACCGCCACAAACCATATACAAAACTTGTGTGTAATGCAAAAAACGAACAGAAAGTGAAAATAATAATTGGAGTTTTAATAGTTATAATCGGAATTTTAGCGATATTTAAAAAGCGCAATTTCGGAAAATTAAAAACCTATAAATGGGAAACTGAAAAAGAAAAATTTGAGAAAGATTTCATACAAATATTATCGAAAAACCCGAATTTGGAACATTTGATTATTGAATTTGACTCTTATTATATCCAATATAAAGGTTTTGTAAATAGTAAGGAATTTTATTCAGAAATTGTGAGTAATGAATTTCTGAATGAAACTAAAAAATACTCCGAAAATCAAATTGAGGAAATTTTAAATCTTGAGTTTTCAAAACCGAACGAAAAAGATAATGACGGAAATGTTTCGCCTAATTATACAAAATGGTATAACTTGACAACAATAAATGAAATTGAATTTATTCATAAAGAATTAATCAGAATTTTAAAATCTATTTTTGGTTTGGAAAATGGAAATAAATTTAAAGTTAGATATTAAAAACACTAAACAGAACAAAGAACTGAGCTACAAAAAAACCCCCTCGAGCCACGCTTTAGCGTGGTGCCCAGTAAGCGAAACAAAACGAGCAAAGAGAAATAAATGAGTAGAACATATACTAATGAATTTGTTAACGGCACAAGCGAGACGCCTTATTTCGGACGTTATAGCTCATTTAGATAAACTATAAAGCTCAAGTGTTAATTAAAATTGAGCTAAAAACACTATCTTTATGAGCTAAATAAGTAAATCATGATTACATCAAGAGAGACAGAAATAATTGCAACTATAAAATCAAGAGTAGAATGTTCATCAAAAGAGGTGTTTGATAGTATCTCTGTGGAATTGAGTTATGCTACTCTAAAAAGGGCTTTATCAAAATTAGTTTCTGAAAATTACATTATAACCAAAGGAAAAGGTAAAGGAACTAAATATCTAATTTCACCGGTATATGAGCTGATTCAACCTGTTGATGTTGAAAAATATTACAAAAAAGAGATTGACCAACGTGAAATAAAACAAAATTTCAATTTTGAAGTTATAAATCAAGTACTAAAAAGACATAGTGTATTCACTAAAAATGAACTGGAAAAACTATCATTACTTCATAACGATTATAAATATAATATTGCGCAACTTTCAAACATTGAGTACAAAAATGAGCTAGAAAGATTGGCGATAGACTTAAGCTGGAAATCTTCTCAAATTGAAGGCAATACTTATTCTCTTTTAGAAACAGAAAGATTGTTAAAGGAAAAAGAAACTGCATCGGGCAAAACAAGAGAAGAGGCAACAATGCTTTTAAATCATAAGGATGCTTTGGATTTCATTACAGATAATCCAGATTATTTACTTCCTCTATCTGTTTCAAAAATTGAAGATATACACAGTATATTAATAAAAGAACTTGCCGTAGAACGAAATCTCAGAAAAAGACGGGTAGGTATTTCTGGAACTAACTATCGACCGCTAGACAATGAATTTCAAATATTAGAAGCTTTAAGGAATGCATGTGATGTGATAAACATAAAAGAAAATGTATTTGAAAAAGCATTAATTTCATTGGTGCTGATTTCGTACATCCAGCCATTTATGGACGGAAATAAAAGAACAGCAAGAATCGTAAGTAATGCAATCCTGATGAATGAAAGTTATTGTCCTTTGTCGTTCAGGACTGTTGACTCGATTGATTATAAAAAAGCAATGTTGATATTTTATGAACAGAATAATATTTCAAGTTTTAAAGAGATATTTATCAATCAATTTGAATTTGCAGTGAATACTTATTTTTAGAATGATAAAAAACGAGCTTTAACAAAGTGTCATTTGTACTGCGACTCGCTGTTGCAACACCGCCAATTCCCACTATGCGAAACAAAACGAGTAAAGAGAAATAAATGAGTAGAACATATACTAATGAATTTGTTAACGGTATCATGCCAACAGCGTGACCCCAGCTTAGGCTAACCGCAACAAACCATATACAAACACGTTGGCAACTATAAAAACCAAGGCTTAAATTGAAGATTAATTTGCTAAATTAACTTTTTTGGTGCATATTAGCACCAAAACAAAACAGTATGGCAAGGCAAAGTATTTCTTTCACTGAACCAAATGACGAGTGGTTAAAAAGTCAAGTGGACAAAAAAGAATATTCTACTAAAAGTGAATTGGTGAACGATTTAATTAGGCAAGCAAGAAAACAGCAAAGGAAAATTGATTGGATAAGTGCTAAATTGGAGAAAGCTGAAAATAGCGGATTTACGAATTTGAGTAAAGAACAAATATTAGCGGAATCGAAATCCGTGATTTAATGGCAAATTATAAACTAAGTAATTTAGCGAAAGAAGACTTAATAAGAATTCACCGATATGGAGTTGACAAATTTGGAATGACTCAAGCTGATAAATATTTTGATTCATTCTTTGAATATTTTGATAGTATATCAAAAAATCCATTTTCATTTGAATCAGTCGAGTACATAAAGACTGATTATAGACGGTGTGTTTGTGGTTCTGATAGTATTTATTACAAAATAGGTGATAATAATAGTGTTGAAATTATGTCAATAATTGGAAAACAAGATTTAAAGAATATTTTATAACGCGGAAAAATTACAGTTGCCAATTCCGTATAAACTTTATTGCTGGCTTTTTGCCTATTAGCGAAAGTCCTCTAAATTAAAGCGTGGCAGGTCGGATTTGCTACCTTGCCTGCGGCAGACAGGTTTCGGTTGTATTTTGCGTCATTAGATGCTTAAAAAACAAAACATATACAACAACGATATAAAAGAACTCAAAAACGCCCTCTTTTTTTACAAAATCATTTCTGAATACCCAACAACCGTCGTATAACCTTTGGCCTTAAAATACTCTATAGCAGCTGCGTTTCCGGTTGCTAGGAAGAAGTCACCACCCCAAGCGCCCAAACTCTTAATAGCGCCCTCATAATCCGAAAACAAGGCCTCTTTTAAAGGCGGTTGTTGGATGAGCGTAGAGATATAACCTTCATGCTGTTCAATCAGCGATTCAAAGGTTTTTAAGTCTGTACAATTTAAGAGGTCTAAAGTCAAGCCATTCAGTGCCGAAAAATCAAGGGATTGATTTGCAGTCAGTGTTTTATAGGCTTGAATCCCATCTCTACTGTTTTGTTTTTGATTCCGATGCACAAAAAATAAAGCATCTGAAAATGGAGGTAAAAACTCCACTGGTTTGACCGTTGGTTTTCCTTTTTCTAACTGATATAAAACACCTGTTTCCTGTTGTGCGCAAGCAATGTCAAATCCACTGCCACCAAAAGTCAGTGCCAGTAATTCAAAAGCATCTACTTTTGCCCATTTTGCTAAATTATTAATTAAAGTAGAGGAAGACCCCAATCCCCAATTTTCAGGAAATTCTAAGGTAGAAGTTAATGCATAGCCTTTATGCGTTTCAAAAAGCAAAGGGTTCAACTGTTGTAAAGCGTCCAAAACTTGCACGAGACGAACGGCAATGTCTGAAGTATCTGTTGTGGATATTTTTAAAGCAGCATCAATCGTGAATTTTGCTTCAAACCAAACAGTGCCTTCATTGGAAATGCTTTTCCAAAGGATTGTATTTTCAGAAGTCGATTCAACTGATAAGGATTGCCCAAATTTAGTAGGCAATGCCAGAGCCAAAGCACCATCTAAGACCGCATATTCTGCACTGATCAATAATTTCCCATGACTGTAAAACGTTTGCATTAGGCTCTTAAATTTTCAATTGCTTCCACCACCGCACTGTGGGTCACCGTATGGGTTTTGAAATGTTCGATTAAGTGTATCTTTTCAGTAGCATTCGCTTCAAATTGATTCAATATATTAAGCAAGTGCATTTTCATATGTCCTTGTTGAATGCCCGTCGTCGTGAGGGATTTTAAAGCCGCAAAATTTTGAGCCAATCCAGCCACGGCAACAATCTCCATTAATTCTTTAGCGGAAGGTTTTCCTAATAATTCCAAGGCTGTTTTTACCAGTGGATGCAAACCTGTCAGCCCACCCACAGTACCGAGCGCCAGCGGCAATTCAATCCAAAATTTAAACGCCCCATCTTCTATAGAAGCATGCGTTAAACTCGAATAACTTCCCGAGCGTGCCGCGTATGCATGTACGCCCGCTTCCACTGCTCTAAAGTCATTTCCTGTGGCTAAGACCACCGAATCTACGCCGTTCATAATTCCTTTGTTATGCGTCACTGCACGGTAAGGTTCTATTTCGGCTATGCGTACGGCTTGCAGAAAAGTATCTGCAAATTCTTGACCTGTATAGGTGTTTGTTGCGAGCGCATCTACCTTGCAACTCACTTCAGCACGTACCAAGCAATCCGGCACATAATTGGATAAAATACTCATCACCACCTGAATGTCTTTAGAACAACTTTTGAAGGTCGTTGCAATTTGCTCCAAACAAGAATTGATGAAATTTGCTCCCATGGCATCTTTCGTTTCAAAGGTGGTATGCAACTGGTAGTAGCCTGAAAGTTTTT from Formosa sp. Hel1_33_131 includes these protein-coding regions:
- a CDS encoding tetratricopeptide repeat protein — protein: MKTKITLLIAFLFLSITTISAQNEQDIETLSIFSELAKSKNYTAAYTPWMEIRKRNPKFNKAIFVYGERILDYKIDNSEGEEKISFVNDMLKLWEERKAVFPNVTPTGAYMAKACQMEYDYRKILNKTNEALYTGFDTAYTTDAKTFTNPKSLYTYFSLMVDLYDSEAKTAQQLFSKYDDISEKIEFEVKNYTNKRNAYLDEEGVVKELSKKDARKLKSYDSYLRAYDKIAGSIDTKLGARANCENLIPLYQRDFEEFKNDGVWLQRAMNRMYAKECNDDPLFVKIVEQKNALEPNADTAFYLGILKDKAGKSSEALSYYNQAVELESDNFEKSRILYKIATNFKKKGRYGQARTYFMKALRANPSMGRAHLAIAAMYAKSANNCGTDNFSKRAVYWLAAKEAAKAGRIDPTMKKNAAKSIANYEAKAPTKSEIFSSGRASQVIKVGCWIQRSVTVPSL
- the lptC gene encoding LPS export ABC transporter periplasmic protein LptC, translating into MKFDSNILLKNSVPLAVVAMFFSCNNTLKEVQGLDIATYAPLSIAQDINTKYTDSGRLTVILVSPKMVNFTNREFPFYKFPEGIDLTLFDDDQNKNTVTSDHAIVYEKTDLIDLKGNVVLTTSTNDTLFTEQLFYDQKKEWLFTNQPVKFRTKDYITNGIGFDSNKNFTNAQVLEVNGRIFIDE
- a CDS encoding hemolysin family protein translates to MTGDLLIIVFSLILSAFFSGMEIAYVSSNKIHIEIEKKQGGLLSTLLTKITAKPSKFIATMLIGNNIALVIYGFYMGDMLVEWFASYLPSSSTLINYLFTELSLLTQTVISTLIILVTAEFLPKVFFQVYANSLLKLFAVPAYLFYVLFSFVSDFVIWISDVILKYLFKTEGDQVQLAFTKVELGNYISEQMESVEAHDTIDSEIQIFQNALEFSEVKSREVMVPRTELTAIEIHDSINNLNELFTQTGHSKILVYKTTIDDILGYVHSFDLFKDPKNIKSMLRPVEYVPETMFAKDVLNVLIKKRKSLAVVLDEYGGTSGIMTVEDVIEELVGEIEDEHDTFELIEEKTNENTYIFSARIEVDHINETYKLELPESENYETLGGFIVNHTEEIPEKNQEIRIEQFHFTIKEVSNTKIELVQLEILEEI
- a CDS encoding peptidylprolyl isomerase — its product is MAVLNKIRQRSIFLIIIIALALFSFIIGDIFQNLGSSGKSQTVVATINGEDIERDAFMNQVENIQRQSGGSVSNTQAMNRVWDQEVRNKVMQTQYDAVGISIERDYMRQLLKQNLGSFEEFKNEAGLFDEDKLNEFIANLKAIAPETTTLNGSAVNYKAWTDFEQSISQTGVQQTYFNLVKAGVIGTLTEGELEYVLENDKADIKYVQIPFTSIADSLVSVKKSEVASYVKANPSKYKVEASRDLVYVQFKEVASLEDEQQIQADLTALIADKVEFNEAAKANETVVGFQNTTDVKAFVNANSSVKYNDAYVFASSFPTTVADQITGLKSNEVFGPYKDGAAYKLSKQVAKKMMSDSTKVRHILIPFVGTVRADASVTKTDAQAKTTADSIYKVIRSKRSKFKNLLSLSSDKVSNEKEGVIEFAYTDAFAEEFKAYAFENPKGSLGVVKTDFGYHIIEILDQGKKQEAFKIATIVQEIEPSIKTIDGVFTDKSKFEIAVANADFNEVAKENNYTTSPVSSIKELDETIPGLGVQRAIVRWSFEEGVEVGDFKSFNTSGGGFVVAKVTAVNEAGLMSVEKASITALPEIRKEKKAELIKDRITATTLEAIASDEGQTVKTALAVNMKNPTLSGAGREPKVIGTAFGLAEGATSKLIVGANGVYAIQLTKLTPAEPLPNYQASANRVGQAKSSAVNTQLYNALKEASDIEDNRATFY
- a CDS encoding porin family protein — translated: MKKIITGILLFTALISQAQELIYGITLGGNINEIYSNSALNSTIRNEAGTKKFKLYLGGFADYGFTENIGAKALIAFNQKTLAVGEVVDFGFLDISTSFKYSFGDNYSDGFYLLFGPRFSFLLNAEFDGEDVKDNFENSNIGLQLGAGTSIYEFLELELRLDYGLTALYDVLGNDRKIFCGILALNLNLEKLLNK
- a CDS encoding Fic family protein; translation: MITSRETEIIATIKSRVECSSKEVFDSISVELSYATLKRALSKLVSENYIITKGKGKGTKYLISPVYELIQPVDVEKYYKKEIDQREIKQNFNFEVINQVLKRHSVFTKNELEKLSLLHNDYKYNIAQLSNIEYKNELERLAIDLSWKSSQIEGNTYSLLETERLLKEKETASGKTREEATMLLNHKDALDFITDNPDYLLPLSVSKIEDIHSILIKELAVERNLRKRRVGISGTNYRPLDNEFQILEALRNACDVINIKENVFEKALISLVLISYIQPFMDGNKRTARIVSNAILMNESYCPLSFRTVDSIDYKKAMLIFYEQNNISSFKEIFINQFEFAVNTYF
- a CDS encoding ribbon-helix-helix domain-containing protein, yielding MARQSISFTEPNDEWLKSQVDKKEYSTKSELVNDLIRQARKQQRKIDWISAKLEKAENSGFTNLSKEQILAESKSVI
- a CDS encoding type II toxin-antitoxin system RelE/ParE family toxin — translated: MANYKLSNLAKEDLIRIHRYGVDKFGMTQADKYFDSFFEYFDSISKNPFSFESVEYIKTDYRRCVCGSDSIYYKIGDNNSVEIMSIIGKQDLKNIL
- a CDS encoding GYDIA family GHMP kinase produces the protein MQTFYSHGKLLISAEYAVLDGALALALPTKFGQSLSVESTSENTILWKSISNEGTVWFEAKFTIDAALKISTTDTSDIAVRLVQVLDALQQLNPLLFETHKGYALTSTLEFPENWGLGSSSTLINNLAKWAKVDAFELLALTFGGSGFDIACAQQETGVLYQLEKGKPTVKPVEFLPPFSDALFFVHRNQKQNSRDGIQAYKTLTANQSLDFSALNGLTLDLLNCTDLKTFESLIEQHEGYISTLIQQPPLKEALFSDYEGAIKSLGAWGGDFFLATGNAAAIEYFKAKGYTTVVGYSEMIL
- a CDS encoding hydroxymethylglutaryl-CoA reductase, degradative; its protein translation is MENSVSGFSKFTKAEKIDWLIANHFQNNPKAKADLERYWNTDEVLQKLHDEFTENTISNFYLPFGVAPNFLINDKMYVIPMTIEESSVVAAASNAAKFWMERGGFKAEVLSTTKVGQVHFMFHGAFSELEALFKTIKPQLFEETKAITKNMEARGGGILDIALMDKTEKLSGYYQLHTTFETKDAMGANFINSCLEQIATTFKSCSKDIQVVMSILSNYVPDCLVRAEVSCKVDALATNTYTGQEFADTFLQAVRIAEIEPYRAVTHNKGIMNGVDSVVLATGNDFRAVEAGVHAYAARSGSYSSLTHASIEDGAFKFWIELPLALGTVGGLTGLHPLVKTALELLGKPSAKELMEIVAVAGLAQNFAALKSLTTTGIQQGHMKMHLLNILNQFEANATEKIHLIEHFKTHTVTHSAVVEAIENLRA